A window of Akkermansiaceae bacterium genomic DNA:
CTTGAGTGGATCACCAAACGTTGCCACGGACGTATCCCCGGCCACGAAACCCAGATCGGCTGGACCCCTCACTTCGAGGACTTCGATGTCTCTGACCTCGAAGGCTACACCGAGGAGGACTTCGACAAGGTCATGGCCATCGACAACGAGGAATGGAAACAGGAGGTCCTCTCCCAGGGTGAACTCTTCCTCAGCCTCTATCAACACCTGCCCAAGGAACTGGTATACCAGCGCGAGCTGCTGATATCACGCCTCACCTAGAGCGCCTCCCGGGCAAACTAAGAATCTACCTGGTTATACTCAAGTTTTTCCACGCGAGTATCTCTTCATAGACTAACTACCCGGCTCGATTACGAGCCGGGTAGTTTTTTTCATCCACGCATGACGGATACCGGTCATCGTGCATCGAAGGCAGCAGGCTATTCCTGCCTATTTGCCTGTGCCTGAGTTGATTATCGGGTTTGCGACCACAATAATACGCTTATTTGGTTGCAGATTGGATCATCCTGACCGAGAAGTCGCACAGCGTGAACGAAAAACCCATCATCGACAAGGAGGAGGTCTACAAGGACCCGGGAAAATGGCGTAAGATTGTGGTGCAGTACCAGAAGCCCAGCATCCCTAGAGCCAGCTGGCAGATTGTCAATACCCTGGTGCCATGGTTCGCCTGCTGGACGGCCCTCTATTTCGTCCGGGATATCTCCATGTGGCTGACGATTCCGTTTATTCTCCTGATCGGCGGGCTGACCGTGCGGACCTTCATTATCTTCCACGACTGCGGTCACCAGTCGTTTTTCAAATCCCGCAGGGCCAATGACATCCTGGGATACATCACCGGCGTCCTGACATTCACCGCCTACCGTTTCTGGCACTGGGAACACGGCGTGCACCACTCGACGGCTGGTGACCTGGACCGTCGCGCCGAGGGCGACATCTGGACCATGACCATCGAGGAGTATGAAGCTTCCTCCAAGGGTATGAAGTTAGCCTATCGTCTCGTTCGCAGCCCGCTTGTCCTGTTTACCATCGCCCCCATGTTCCTGTTTCTCGTCTGGCAACGGTTTTCATCGAAAAAAGCCAAGTGGAGAGACCGCCGCTCCGTGTGGTGGACGAATATCGGGGTGGCCGGAATGGTCGCGCTCGGTTGTTACGTGTTTGGTTGGCAGCATTACCTCCTGTTCCAGCTCAGCGCCTGTGCAATCTCCACCACGGCCGGCGTCTGGATGTTTTATGTGCAACATCAATTTGAGGATGTCTACTGGGCGCGCCATGACGAGTGGAACTTCGCAGCAGCGGCGCTCGAGGGCAGCTCCTTTTACAAACTTCCCAAGGTGCTCCAGTGGTTTTCCGGCAATATCGGATTCCACCACATCCACCACCTCAGCTCGAAAATTCCTAACTACTTGCTGGAAAGGTGCCACAATGCCGAGCCTCTTTTCCAACAGGTGCCCTGCCTGACCATCCGCGAGAGCATCGCCTGCGCCGGGTATCGATTACTCGACGAGGAAAACCGCCGCTTGGTCGGTTTCAAATATCTCAAGGAGTATAGGAAGAGACACTCCGGGGAAAAAGCGGCCTAAGCCACACAGCCCGGAATCACACGGAACACGGTGAGGATGCTGACAAACAAGCTTAACCCGTAGACACGCGTATTGATGACTG
This region includes:
- a CDS encoding fatty acid desaturase, with the translated sequence MIDKEEVYKDPGKWRKIVVQYQKPSIPRASWQIVNTLVPWFACWTALYFVRDISMWLTIPFILLIGGLTVRTFIIFHDCGHQSFFKSRRANDILGYITGVLTFTAYRFWHWEHGVHHSTAGDLDRRAEGDIWTMTIEEYEASSKGMKLAYRLVRSPLVLFTIAPMFLFLVWQRFSSKKAKWRDRRSVWWTNIGVAGMVALGCYVFGWQHYLLFQLSACAISTTAGVWMFYVQHQFEDVYWARHDEWNFAAAALEGSSFYKLPKVLQWFSGNIGFHHIHHLSSKIPNYLLERCHNAEPLFQQVPCLTIRESIACAGYRLLDEENRRLVGFKYLKEYRKRHSGEKAA